Proteins from one Calditrichota bacterium genomic window:
- the rpsH gene encoding 30S ribosomal protein S8, which yields MSMSDPIADYLTRVRNGLHAKKNFVDIPASNIKRKISRILLEQGFVKRYIIIDDGSQGIIRVWLKYDELGNPVIHSIKRVSTPGKRHYVSVDSLPRVKNNLGISILTTPKGIITASEAKRQNVGGEVLCEVW from the coding sequence ATGTCAATGTCTGATCCGATAGCAGATTATCTAACGCGTGTACGAAATGGATTACATGCAAAAAAGAATTTTGTAGATATTCCTGCATCAAATATCAAAAGAAAAATATCAAGGATCCTGTTAGAACAGGGCTTTGTAAAAAGATACATTATTATTGATGATGGAAGTCAGGGTATCATTCGTGTTTGGTTAAAATACGATGAATTAGGCAACCCGGTTATCCATAGTATTAAACGTGTAAGTACGCCTGGTAAAAGGCATTATGTCTCGGTAGATAGTTTACCACGAGTAAAAAATAATTTAGGGATTTCAATCCTTACAACACCCAAAGGAATTATTACTGCCAGCGAAGCAAAACGACAAAATGTCGGTGGTGAAGTCCTTTGTGAAGTTTGGTAG